In the Flavobacterium sp. J372 genome, one interval contains:
- a CDS encoding MauE/DoxX family redox-associated membrane protein, translating to MKVSLSFRKAVVDVVSLLYILLFTYAAVSKLLDFEVFRIQLAQSPLLSSFASWIAWVVPLLEIVIAVMLCIPKTRLLALYAGFFLMVMFTVYIIIILNFSPFVPCSCGGILEKLGWKEHLIFNFGFCVIALPAIIWESQSRSSHSLLRPVFQMTGLMALGTSTVVALFIISEDMMHHRNNFTRRYPVHPAEFIRDRKISFNAYIAGTGKGSVYLGDLDDPLKIVEVVDDLNKIITHRISTSEPNRKFRNLRISVKPPYFFVSDGVEAFVLMGRIDDWKADLWVDNLAYFNVFTPIDSNAVAIRAVTGAANESIIGVMRPTGGGTVDFNKKLLDKQIDGFFDTDGKLLFNERNKKIVYVYLYRNEYIISDPSLQSKTIGKTIDTTSRANIDVAYIGKEGTKKIASPMRVVNKMAATNEDYLYVNSKLIGQFEERSMWDVASVVDVYNILNQTYMFSFYLYDKDGRKVSDFAVSDGKVYTLAGRSLTAYNLDPVPFEKNK from the coding sequence ATGAAAGTATCATTATCTTTTAGGAAAGCTGTTGTTGATGTTGTCAGCCTGCTATACATTCTACTTTTTACATATGCAGCAGTTAGTAAACTGTTGGATTTTGAAGTATTTCGAATCCAACTTGCCCAATCGCCTTTACTAAGTTCATTTGCCAGTTGGATTGCATGGGTAGTCCCACTTCTTGAAATTGTTATTGCGGTTATGCTCTGCATACCCAAAACAAGATTACTGGCACTTTACGCCGGATTTTTCTTGATGGTGATGTTTACCGTTTATATTATCATCATTTTAAACTTTAGTCCATTTGTACCATGCTCGTGTGGCGGGATACTTGAAAAGCTCGGCTGGAAGGAACATCTTATTTTTAATTTCGGCTTCTGTGTCATTGCTCTGCCCGCTATAATATGGGAAAGTCAATCGCGTAGCTCCCACAGCCTTTTACGGCCTGTCTTCCAAATGACAGGATTGATGGCTCTCGGTACCTCAACAGTTGTGGCATTGTTTATCATTTCAGAAGACATGATGCATCATAGGAATAATTTTACCCGACGATATCCGGTACATCCAGCGGAATTTATTCGAGACCGGAAAATATCCTTCAATGCCTACATTGCGGGGACAGGAAAAGGCTCTGTTTATCTTGGTGACTTGGACGACCCATTAAAGATTGTGGAGGTTGTTGATGACCTCAATAAAATAATTACACATAGGATTTCAACGAGCGAACCCAACCGAAAATTCAGAAACCTTCGCATAAGTGTCAAGCCGCCTTACTTTTTTGTGAGCGACGGCGTGGAGGCTTTCGTGTTGATGGGGAGGATAGACGATTGGAAAGCTGACCTTTGGGTTGACAATTTAGCCTACTTTAATGTTTTTACGCCTATTGATTCCAACGCGGTAGCAATTCGCGCAGTCACCGGCGCAGCAAACGAGAGTATAATCGGTGTAATGAGGCCTACCGGCGGCGGTACGGTTGATTTTAACAAAAAACTATTAGACAAACAAATTGATGGTTTTTTTGATACTGATGGGAAGCTGTTGTTCAACGAACGAAATAAAAAAATAGTTTATGTCTATTTATACCGCAACGAATACATCATAAGCGATCCGTCGTTGCAATCAAAAACCATCGGGAAGACTATTGATACTACCTCCCGGGCCAATATTGATGTGGCATACATAGGTAAAGAGGGCACTAAGAAAATTGCATCACCGATGAGAGTTGTCAACAAAATGGCTGCGACAAATGAAGATTACCTGTATGTCAACTCAAAACTGATCGGTCAGTTTGAAGAAAGAAGTATGTGGGACGTGGCTTCTGTGGTCGATGTATATAATATCCTCAACCAAACTTATATGTTCAGTTTTTATCTATATGACAAGGATGGCAGAAAAGTTTCGGATTTTGCAGTTTCAGACGGAAAGGTATATACACTGGCCGGACGTTCACTTACCGCCTACAATCTTGATCCGGTACCTTTTGAAAAAAACAAATAA
- a CDS encoding RagB/SusD family nutrient uptake outer membrane protein, with amino-acid sequence MTTINNIPNNPRPKLKLYTVSVIVMVLSLLSCESFIEVDMPQSELTGNAVYEDVTTANAALADIYARMREGGVASGTSFGGTFLMANYADDMDFYGTNTLNEQFNKHTLLPSNANLLRLWNTTYGEIYAINALLEGVQSSAAITGDDRNRLLGEAYFLRAFNYFYLVNLFGDIPYITTTDYELNAAIGKTSATEVWNNIIQDLLLAESILPESYPSSARVRANRATVHAMLARVHLYTQNYSQAEAYATLVIESGDYSIDTDPAAAFLKDSPSIIWSFHPGIEGQNTKDATTYNFTSGPPTKPALSVNLYDSFENGDLRKTNWIAVISNPNGTWYRPFKYKLNAPTPESQEYTLLLRLEEQYLIRAEARAFNGNIPGAQADIDVIRTRAGLPATSAATQEELAAAILQERRHELFTEQCHRWFDLKRTGNAESVLSLIKPNWQMRDIWLPLPEAELSLNENLLPQNPGY; translated from the coding sequence ATGACAACAATTAATAATATCCCAAATAATCCTCGGCCTAAGCTAAAACTGTACACGGTGTCGGTTATAGTGATGGTTCTGTCACTGCTTTCCTGCGAAAGTTTTATCGAAGTTGACATGCCCCAATCTGAACTCACTGGCAATGCCGTCTATGAGGATGTAACCACCGCCAATGCCGCACTTGCGGACATATATGCCCGCATGCGCGAGGGTGGGGTCGCTTCAGGCACTTCGTTCGGGGGTACGTTTCTTATGGCAAACTACGCTGATGACATGGATTTCTATGGCACAAATACTCTTAATGAGCAATTCAACAAGCACACACTGCTTCCGTCCAATGCAAATTTGCTGCGACTCTGGAATACGACCTATGGAGAAATTTATGCCATTAATGCGCTTTTGGAAGGTGTACAATCATCGGCGGCAATTACGGGAGATGACCGCAACAGGTTGCTTGGTGAAGCCTATTTTCTCAGGGCATTCAATTATTTTTACCTTGTCAATCTTTTCGGTGATATCCCTTATATCACAACAACCGATTATGAGCTTAATGCTGCGATCGGCAAAACATCGGCTACTGAGGTCTGGAACAACATCATTCAGGATCTTCTACTAGCCGAATCCATTTTGCCTGAAAGTTATCCATCTTCAGCACGCGTTAGAGCGAATCGGGCTACCGTACATGCAATGCTTGCAAGAGTTCATCTTTATACTCAGAACTATTCACAAGCCGAAGCCTATGCAACCCTGGTAATCGAAAGCGGCGATTATTCAATCGATACAGATCCGGCAGCTGCATTTTTAAAAGACAGCCCTTCAATTATTTGGTCCTTCCACCCGGGTATTGAAGGCCAAAACACCAAGGATGCGACAACTTACAATTTTACAAGCGGTCCACCCACCAAGCCCGCACTATCCGTAAATCTATACGATTCGTTTGAAAACGGCGATTTACGTAAAACAAACTGGATTGCAGTCATTTCCAATCCAAATGGAACCTGGTACAGGCCTTTTAAGTATAAGCTAAACGCGCCTACACCCGAGTCCCAGGAATATACGCTACTTCTACGGCTTGAGGAACAGTACCTGATCCGTGCCGAAGCACGTGCCTTCAACGGCAACATTCCAGGCGCACAGGCAGATATTGATGTCATCCGAACCCGCGCAGGGCTCCCCGCCACTTCAGCTGCAACGCAGGAAGAATTGGCCGCTGCTATATTACAGGAGAGACGACATGAACTTTTCACCGAGCAGTGCCATCGGTGGTTCGATCTTAAGCGTACCGGCAATGCAGAAAGTGTCTTGAGCCTCATAAAACCCAACTGGCAGATGCGTGACATTTGGTTGCCTTTGCCTGAGGCTGAATTGTCACTCAACGAAAACCTGCTTCCACAAAATCCCGGATATTAA
- a CDS encoding S9 family peptidase, whose protein sequence is MKAIRFIIAFCVIAGLPANAQEGNLKVTPDDFEKWGTLSGEGLSPNGKWAAFRMEYTSGKDTLFLQNLDKGKQNYFPNGHLIAFSPDSKRIAVRLQGNTISLIDLASKNAVAYSGVTRFDFLPDGKYLVLYQSTGHNILSLFDRQHKLLTERDNVSDYTVSRQGKVAIIEPGAVSLLDVTDLKVSKITTDTLSAYSRIHWSKSGRSLVFFSKAKKDGNISIVHYDCANQQSRLLESTKIIFQGQLHAIEPYKLAVSDDEMHVYFLANEISTAEATETLVEIWDSETFYEYPMIEQLKQPGMNAALSLWDVVSSKLHKLDGDDFQNVKILPGGRYALAESRSSMVSRTAELAPADYYSIDLKTMRSQLMVKQCSRSAGLIKADPSGQFVSYFKDGNYHIFDNQSGKTTNITAAIPIDFRDAEFDDSGANPGYYSPGWTSDGRSVILYDQYDVWLFSPDGRIAKKITDGRKDKTRFRVVVDRSQTERGTVASNAWEKNDIQKGIILSARGADMASGYYYYDDKKGLVKLLYGSFKASRIIKATEANEYLYVEETSARPPSLNILSSNKKPRRIFQSNRHSVKYDWGRSELIAYTNSHGDSLKGVLIYPAGYVKGKKYPMVVYIYERLSSTLHDYNNPVLADRAGFSAPAYFLDGYLVLMPDIKYELNAPGPSALDCVTSAVNAVINRNVVQENHIGLIGHSFGGTETAFIVTQTKMFAAAVSSGAVTDPVSYYLTLNPFTNRSNNWRFESHQFRMKTSPLHDWDSFIRNSAIAHAANITTPLLSWSGKSDGSVNYEQGIELHLALRRLNKRNIFLLYPNQGHILSDEKAKRDVTKRVKDWFDLYLKE, encoded by the coding sequence ATGAAAGCGATCCGATTTATAATAGCTTTTTGTGTGATTGCCGGGCTTCCGGCCAACGCTCAGGAAGGGAATCTAAAAGTTACACCCGATGATTTTGAAAAGTGGGGAACGTTGTCGGGAGAAGGACTGTCACCGAATGGCAAATGGGCTGCCTTTAGGATGGAATATACATCGGGAAAAGATACGCTTTTCCTTCAAAACCTCGACAAGGGCAAACAGAACTATTTCCCAAATGGGCACCTAATTGCCTTTAGCCCGGATTCAAAAAGAATCGCGGTCCGGCTACAGGGTAATACTATCAGTTTGATTGATTTGGCAAGCAAAAATGCTGTAGCGTATTCTGGGGTAACGCGATTTGATTTCCTGCCTGACGGGAAGTATCTCGTGCTTTATCAAAGTACAGGGCATAATATCCTTTCCCTTTTTGATCGGCAGCATAAATTGTTGACCGAACGCGATAATGTTTCAGATTACACTGTTTCCCGCCAAGGCAAAGTCGCGATAATCGAACCGGGGGCTGTTTCGCTGTTGGATGTTACGGATTTAAAGGTTTCGAAAATAACGACCGATACCCTTTCCGCATACAGTAGGATCCATTGGAGTAAGTCAGGCAGAAGTCTTGTATTCTTCAGCAAAGCAAAAAAGGACGGCAACATTTCTATTGTGCATTATGATTGTGCAAATCAACAGTCCAGATTGCTTGAAAGTACCAAGATCATTTTTCAAGGCCAGCTGCATGCGATAGAGCCTTACAAACTTGCGGTTTCCGATGACGAAATGCATGTTTATTTTCTTGCCAACGAGATAAGCACCGCTGAAGCAACAGAAACACTCGTCGAGATTTGGGATTCCGAGACATTTTACGAATATCCTATGATTGAGCAATTAAAACAGCCTGGGATGAATGCGGCCCTATCACTTTGGGATGTAGTATCGAGTAAGCTGCACAAACTAGATGGCGATGATTTTCAAAATGTAAAGATATTGCCGGGCGGCAGGTATGCGCTCGCCGAATCCAGATCATCTATGGTTTCGCGTACAGCAGAATTGGCGCCGGCTGATTATTACAGCATTGATCTGAAAACCATGCGATCCCAACTTATGGTTAAACAATGCAGCCGCTCTGCAGGACTGATTAAAGCGGACCCATCCGGGCAATTCGTGAGCTATTTCAAAGACGGGAATTATCATATTTTTGACAATCAGAGCGGGAAGACAACAAATATTACCGCTGCCATACCTATTGATTTCAGGGATGCGGAGTTCGACGACTCCGGTGCGAACCCCGGATACTATAGCCCAGGATGGACCTCGGACGGCCGAAGTGTCATCCTCTATGACCAATACGATGTGTGGTTATTTTCACCTGATGGAAGAATTGCCAAAAAAATAACCGATGGCCGTAAGGATAAGACAAGATTTAGGGTAGTGGTCGACCGCAGTCAGACCGAGCGTGGTACAGTAGCGTCAAACGCTTGGGAAAAAAATGACATTCAAAAAGGCATTATTCTTTCCGCGCGAGGTGCTGACATGGCATCAGGCTACTACTATTATGACGACAAAAAAGGTTTGGTTAAATTGCTATATGGCTCCTTCAAAGCATCCAGGATTATAAAGGCCACAGAAGCGAACGAATATTTATATGTCGAAGAGACTAGTGCTCGTCCGCCCAGCCTAAACATACTCAGTTCCAACAAAAAGCCAAGACGTATTTTTCAATCGAACAGACATTCAGTAAAATATGATTGGGGACGATCCGAACTGATTGCCTATACCAATTCACACGGAGATTCGTTGAAGGGTGTGCTCATATATCCCGCGGGGTACGTGAAAGGCAAAAAGTATCCGATGGTAGTCTACATATATGAAAGACTATCCTCAACCTTGCATGACTATAACAATCCTGTATTGGCAGATCGTGCAGGATTCTCGGCTCCTGCCTATTTTCTCGATGGCTATCTGGTACTTATGCCTGATATTAAATATGAGCTGAACGCTCCCGGCCCATCGGCACTTGATTGCGTAACTTCGGCAGTAAACGCAGTGATAAATCGAAATGTTGTACAGGAAAATCACATAGGGCTGATCGGACACTCCTTTGGAGGTACGGAAACGGCATTTATCGTTACCCAAACGAAGATGTTCGCTGCAGCGGTATCAAGCGGGGCAGTTACGGATCCCGTAAGTTATTACCTGACCTTAAATCCTTTTACAAACAGGTCTAATAACTGGCGATTCGAATCGCACCAGTTTAGGATGAAAACTTCCCCTTTACACGATTGGGATAGCTTCATTCGTAATTCTGCTATAGCCCATGCTGCTAATATCACAACCCCGCTTCTGAGTTGGTCTGGCAAAAGCGATGGCTCGGTCAATTACGAGCAAGGTATTGAACTGCATCTGGCTCTTCGAAGGCTTAATAAGCGAAATATATTCCTATTGTATCCCAACCAGGGACATATCCTATCGGACGAAAAAGCAAAAAGGGATGTAACCAAAAGGGTAAAAGATTGGTTCGACCTGTATTTAAAAGAGTAA
- a CDS encoding DUF6520 family protein — protein MKTKIFKAILPVFAFMLAIGGAFAFNQAPADNAEDFAQVLGHYKVNNVCEPGIMCQDDTNTGACQLGSVTYFRKLSTTNCSQPLWQIIE, from the coding sequence ATGAAAACGAAAATTTTTAAAGCGATTTTGCCAGTTTTTGCTTTTATGCTGGCCATTGGAGGTGCATTTGCCTTCAACCAAGCTCCTGCGGACAACGCAGAAGATTTTGCACAAGTGCTGGGGCATTACAAAGTGAACAACGTTTGTGAGCCGGGTATTATGTGCCAGGACGACACCAATACCGGTGCCTGTCAACTGGGATCGGTTACCTACTTCAGGAAGTTATCGACCACAAACTGCTCACAACCGCTGTGGCAGATTATTGAGTAA
- a CDS encoding SusC/RagA family TonB-linked outer membrane protein encodes MKNLSLNKGRPSCLCIFIFTILLSHQVFASRLTFGSYAQQTQQQITGIVSDASGPLPNVTVNVKGTNIFTSTNEKGQFAITASSTDVLVFSFIGFTTQEIPVGTQASINLVMAEDSTQLQEVTINAGYYSVKDKERTGSIARIKSADIALQPVSSPIAAMQGRMSGVNIIQSAGTPGSGFSIQVRGINSLRGTGNDPLYVINGVPYASQSLGSNEVSGGLFGGLSNPLSSINPADIESIEVLKDADATAIYGSRGANGVVLITTKKGKAGRTRFDVQSYTTVGKITNKLDLLNTGQYLAMRREAFENDGISEYPEDAYDVNGTWSQTRNTDWQKELIGGTANIYNAQLTVSGGSDLTQFLLSGTYRKETTVFPGDAHFNRGAAAVNITHRSEDDRFRLMFSANYSGDKNTLPGIDLTRQAYTLAPNAPALYDDAGNLNWENGTFENPLAQLNGNYINTTNTLVANTMLSFKLPAGFEAKTSLGFTDSQLSEVRSLPYTIYNPVSGFTSAMSEMVVNDGKRRSWIIEPQLTWQKKWDLAELNVLAGTTFQNQEQEMLAIDAYGFPSNALMNSLSAATTLTILRDEQSDYRYNAFFGRINAVIKDRYIINLTGRRDGSSRFGTGNRFANFGAVGAAWIFSSEPFLEQTRSVLSFGKLRASYGVTGNDQIGDYQYLDTYQITPNVYDGVIGIQPTRLFNPKFGWETNKKFEAAMELGFFQDRIFLSASWFRNRSSNQLVGVPLPGTTGFPTIQANLDATVENTGFEFEWRSENFKSKDFSWITSLNLTIPRNKLLAFPDLETSTYKNRFMVGQSIFIQKLYHYTGIDQDTGLHTVEDVNGDGAITAAEDLTSFIDFSPKYYGGIANQLTYKNWSLDFLFQFVKQKGAAMTNSFLVPGAFSNQMSQVQSHFPVDGNAAVAQLYTTGENADAVQAYNNFVLSDAMVQDASFVRLKSLSLSYTLPSLWSPTTSARIYLQGQNLLTFTKYEGADPENNSAYFLPPLRQFTLGAQISF; translated from the coding sequence ATGAAAAATCTTTCATTAAACAAGGGCAGGCCCTCCTGTCTTTGTATTTTCATTTTTACAATTTTATTATCTCATCAGGTTTTTGCATCACGCCTAACGTTTGGAAGCTACGCGCAGCAAACTCAGCAACAAATTACTGGTATCGTATCCGACGCTTCGGGACCGCTACCTAACGTCACGGTCAATGTAAAGGGAACTAATATTTTCACTTCGACTAATGAAAAAGGACAGTTTGCAATTACTGCAAGCTCGACCGATGTCCTGGTGTTCTCCTTTATTGGCTTCACCACACAAGAGATTCCAGTTGGTACACAAGCGTCAATAAATCTAGTGATGGCAGAAGACAGCACACAGCTTCAGGAAGTCACCATAAATGCGGGATATTATTCAGTTAAGGACAAAGAAAGGACTGGTAGCATAGCCCGAATTAAATCAGCGGACATAGCTCTTCAGCCCGTAAGCAGTCCTATAGCCGCTATGCAAGGGCGTATGTCGGGTGTTAACATTATTCAGTCCGCCGGGACACCAGGCAGTGGGTTTAGCATTCAGGTGCGTGGAATCAACTCTTTACGGGGTACAGGGAATGATCCATTGTATGTTATTAACGGCGTACCCTATGCATCGCAATCGCTGGGCAGCAACGAAGTGTCGGGTGGTTTATTCGGAGGGCTGTCAAATCCTCTCAGCAGTATAAATCCTGCGGATATCGAGAGCATCGAGGTATTAAAAGACGCGGATGCCACAGCCATTTACGGTTCGCGTGGCGCAAATGGTGTGGTATTGATTACAACCAAAAAAGGTAAAGCCGGACGTACGCGCTTTGATGTACAAAGCTATACGACAGTCGGTAAGATTACCAACAAACTCGACCTGCTCAATACAGGACAGTATCTGGCCATGCGTAGGGAAGCATTCGAGAACGATGGTATCAGCGAATATCCCGAAGATGCCTATGACGTCAATGGTACTTGGAGCCAGACACGGAATACCGATTGGCAGAAGGAACTCATCGGAGGTACAGCTAATATTTATAACGCACAACTAACTGTTTCCGGAGGTTCCGATCTGACACAGTTCCTGCTCAGCGGCACATATCGCAAGGAGACGACGGTATTTCCCGGCGACGCGCATTTTAATCGTGGTGCAGCAGCAGTCAACATTACCCATCGCTCAGAAGATGACCGTTTCAGGCTAATGTTCTCAGCCAACTATTCGGGGGACAAGAATACCCTGCCGGGCATTGACCTGACAAGGCAAGCCTATACGCTCGCGCCAAATGCGCCGGCACTTTACGATGATGCCGGAAACCTTAACTGGGAAAATGGAACATTTGAAAATCCTTTGGCGCAGCTAAACGGAAATTATATCAACACAACCAATACCTTAGTTGCCAATACGATGCTATCGTTCAAACTGCCCGCGGGGTTCGAGGCCAAAACAAGCTTGGGGTTTACCGACTCTCAGTTGTCTGAAGTCAGGTCCTTGCCCTATACGATCTACAACCCGGTTTCTGGATTCACAAGCGCAATGTCTGAAATGGTTGTCAACGATGGCAAGCGCCGCTCCTGGATCATTGAACCGCAACTGACCTGGCAAAAAAAATGGGACCTGGCAGAGCTGAACGTACTTGCAGGCACGACATTCCAGAACCAAGAGCAGGAAATGTTGGCGATAGACGCTTATGGCTTCCCGAGCAATGCGCTGATGAACAGCCTTTCAGCAGCGACAACGTTAACGATACTCAGGGATGAGCAGTCTGACTACCGCTACAACGCTTTTTTCGGACGTATAAATGCTGTTATAAAAGACCGTTACATCATCAACCTTACAGGACGACGTGATGGGTCAAGCCGCTTCGGTACAGGAAACCGTTTCGCCAACTTTGGCGCGGTTGGTGCGGCATGGATTTTTTCCTCTGAACCTTTCCTTGAGCAGACGCGCTCAGTTCTGAGCTTCGGTAAACTGCGTGCCAGTTATGGCGTAACGGGTAATGACCAAATAGGCGATTACCAATACTTGGACACCTATCAAATAACACCCAACGTTTATGACGGTGTTATTGGCATTCAGCCAACCAGGCTTTTCAATCCGAAGTTCGGCTGGGAAACAAATAAGAAGTTTGAAGCTGCGATGGAATTGGGCTTTTTCCAGGACAGGATTTTCCTCTCAGCTTCCTGGTTTCGCAATCGTTCGTCAAACCAGCTAGTCGGTGTGCCCCTTCCCGGAACGACCGGATTTCCTACAATACAGGCCAATCTTGATGCCACCGTGGAAAATACGGGCTTCGAGTTTGAGTGGCGTTCAGAGAACTTTAAATCAAAGGATTTTAGCTGGATAACTTCGCTCAACCTCACTATACCGCGTAATAAACTTCTGGCTTTTCCAGACTTAGAGACCTCGACTTACAAAAATCGGTTCATGGTCGGACAGTCCATCTTTATCCAAAAACTTTATCATTACACGGGTATTGACCAAGATACCGGCTTGCATACCGTAGAAGATGTCAACGGAGATGGCGCAATCACTGCCGCAGAAGACCTCACGTCATTTATCGACTTCTCGCCAAAATATTATGGAGGTATAGCCAATCAATTGACCTATAAAAACTGGTCGCTTGATTTCCTTTTCCAGTTTGTTAAACAAAAAGGAGCGGCAATGACTAATTCATTTCTGGTGCCTGGTGCTTTCTCGAATCAAATGTCACAGGTACAAAGTCATTTTCCTGTTGACGGCAATGCAGCGGTTGCCCAATTGTATACTACCGGGGAAAATGCAGACGCAGTACAAGCTTATAACAACTTTGTGCTCAGTGACGCCATGGTACAGGATGCTTCGTTCGTAAGGTTAAAAAGCTTGAGCCTTTCCTACACATTACCGTCACTTTGGTCACCTACGACAAGCGCACGGATTTACCTGCAGGGACAAAATCTGCTGACGTTCACTAAATATGAGGGAGCCGACCCAGAGAACAATTCAGCCTATTTCCTGCCGCCATTACGACAATTCACTTTAGGGGCTCAAATCAGTTTCTAA